Proteins encoded within one genomic window of Streptomyces sp. NBC_00523:
- a CDS encoding M1 family metallopeptidase yields MTTRRSVLALGTAAAAAAVTVPALSSPAAARPHGFHPEPGSDGVGDPLFPTLGNGGYQVTHYDLTFDFTPVTYDFTATVRISARATQDLSAFNLDTDGHTIDAVTVAGRPATWQLTPGQSGQELTVTPARPLRDHQAFTVEVRYRGNGKAPRLGLTGWRFGSDGGFASAAQSSRADTFLPCNDTPSDKATWTFHISAPEGYVATANGELTHRTPRADGSTVWHFALRERMATELIGIAVVKGTYLYGSSHRGLPLRHIVPRGQEDTYAPVVARTADHLAWLEAKFGRYPFSVYGVHIYDGYTDALENQTLSLFGTNWFKLNAQGQPGYETTMVHELVHQWFGDSVTPDDWQQAWLNEGPAVYYAGLYGEERGWSVLKDKMKATYEKLDAVRAADGPPGLPKALGGTNIYDGGALVLYALNQRIGGRSFDTVMREWVKRFKDSTYTSEQFIRHTVDTTRDRSLDPFLRDWLFGAVNPPMPGHPDWKATA; encoded by the coding sequence ACGGTCCCCGCCCTCTCCAGCCCGGCCGCCGCCCGGCCGCACGGCTTCCACCCGGAGCCCGGCTCCGACGGCGTCGGCGACCCGCTCTTCCCGACCCTCGGCAACGGTGGCTACCAGGTCACCCACTACGACCTGACCTTCGACTTCACCCCGGTGACGTACGACTTCACCGCCACGGTGAGGATCAGCGCCAGGGCCACCCAGGACCTGTCCGCCTTCAACCTGGACACCGACGGCCACACCATCGACGCCGTCACCGTCGCCGGACGCCCCGCCACCTGGCAGCTCACCCCCGGCCAGAGCGGCCAGGAACTGACCGTCACCCCGGCCCGCCCGCTCCGCGACCACCAGGCGTTCACCGTCGAGGTCCGCTACCGGGGCAACGGCAAGGCACCCCGGCTCGGCCTCACCGGCTGGCGGTTCGGCAGCGACGGCGGGTTCGCCTCGGCCGCCCAGTCCTCCCGCGCCGATACCTTCCTGCCCTGCAACGACACCCCCTCCGACAAGGCGACGTGGACCTTCCACATCAGCGCCCCCGAGGGCTACGTCGCCACCGCGAACGGCGAGCTGACGCACCGTACGCCGCGCGCCGACGGCTCCACCGTCTGGCACTTCGCCCTCCGCGAGCGCATGGCCACCGAGCTCATCGGCATCGCCGTCGTCAAGGGCACCTACCTGTATGGCAGCAGCCACCGCGGCCTGCCCCTGCGGCACATCGTGCCCCGGGGCCAGGAGGACACGTACGCCCCGGTCGTCGCCCGCACCGCCGACCATCTGGCCTGGCTGGAGGCGAAGTTCGGCCGCTACCCGTTCTCCGTCTACGGGGTGCACATCTACGACGGCTATACCGACGCGCTGGAGAACCAGACGCTGTCCCTCTTCGGTACCAACTGGTTCAAGCTCAACGCCCAGGGACAGCCCGGTTACGAGACCACCATGGTCCACGAGCTCGTCCACCAGTGGTTCGGCGACTCCGTCACCCCCGACGACTGGCAGCAGGCCTGGCTCAACGAGGGCCCCGCCGTCTACTACGCCGGTCTGTACGGCGAGGAGCGCGGCTGGTCCGTCCTCAAGGACAAGATGAAGGCCACGTACGAGAAGCTCGACGCCGTCCGCGCCGCCGACGGCCCGCCCGGACTGCCCAAGGCGCTCGGCGGCACCAACATCTACGACGGCGGCGCCCTCGTCCTCTACGCCCTGAACCAGCGGATCGGCGGGCGCTCCTTCGACACCGTGATGCGCGAGTGGGTGAAGCGCTTCAAGGACTCCACGTACACCTCCGAGCAGTTCATCCGGCACACCGTCGACACCACCCGCGACCGCTCGCTCGACCCGTTCCTGCGCGACTGGCTCTTCGGGGCCGTCAACCCGCCCATGCCCGGCCACCCCGACTGGAAGGCCACCGCGTGA
- a CDS encoding right-handed parallel beta-helix repeat-containing protein, translated as MNRPLNVVRATAASATAALLTALLAAPAVAAPGTRTLYAAPDGRGSACTYARPCTLDGARDQARTEHRRAVRVLLKDGTYRLDAPLKLGAADSGTTWAAAPGAHPVLSGGRDLTGWRENADGTWTAPVPAGVTPRQLFVDGHRATRARGEACSAATCDATATGMTGATATGIDHWAHPTDAEVVIRIRWRNYHCRIAGVSGDTLTFAQPCWTNSASGTDRTGPAWDTTAVDSTRYSGVAFFENAAELLDEPGEFVWNSADRTVTYLPREGENMRRARAVSPHTEQLLTVDGAHDLTVSGIGFAYAAYRQPDTDEGYAGMQAGLTLTGATGPVDHAGRYYTKPAAALTVRGGRGVTVDSARFIHLGGAGAVLEAGTKDSALTRSTFTDLSSGAVYVGDTEPLPEAALTGERNTVAYNTISRTGVEYTDAVGIWAGYEAELTVDHNSLDHLPYSAISVGWGWNQPEAQKSVLRDNKVTNNRITDVMEAARQQHDGGAIYTQGAQPGTVVGGNYINRSAYGNTERDGNGIYLDEQSSYITVENNVITRIGYKWVSNWADYGIRNTARGNWTDTAAPALGGTGSVMTGNHTGLDRLPAAALAVAARAGAHGGPVEQLRTDLARTGTATQSSTDGTATAALALDADTNTDTRTLAEDGAWWQADLGATRHIRQVEVWNDASTTTADFDIVTDDTTVHVSGKALRPTVVDMDSRTRTVRIVRTGTGRIALSQVLIH; from the coding sequence GTGAACCGCCCCCTGAACGTCGTACGAGCCACCGCCGCGTCCGCCACCGCCGCCCTGCTGACCGCCCTGCTCGCCGCCCCCGCCGTCGCGGCGCCCGGCACCCGCACCCTGTACGCCGCCCCGGACGGCCGTGGCTCCGCCTGCACCTACGCCCGCCCCTGCACCCTCGACGGCGCCCGCGACCAGGCCCGCACCGAGCACCGCCGCGCCGTCCGCGTACTCCTCAAGGACGGTACGTACCGGCTCGACGCGCCCCTGAAGCTCGGCGCCGCCGACTCCGGCACCACCTGGGCCGCCGCCCCCGGCGCCCACCCCGTCCTCTCCGGCGGCCGGGACCTCACCGGCTGGCGCGAGAACGCCGACGGCACCTGGACCGCCCCCGTCCCCGCCGGGGTCACCCCGCGCCAGCTCTTCGTGGACGGCCACCGCGCCACCCGCGCCCGGGGCGAGGCGTGCTCCGCCGCCACCTGCGACGCCACCGCCACCGGCATGACCGGCGCCACCGCGACCGGCATCGACCACTGGGCGCACCCCACGGACGCCGAGGTCGTCATCCGTATCCGCTGGCGCAACTACCACTGCCGGATCGCGGGCGTCAGCGGTGACACCCTCACCTTCGCCCAGCCCTGCTGGACCAACTCCGCGAGCGGCACCGACCGCACCGGCCCCGCCTGGGACACCACCGCCGTCGACTCCACCCGCTACAGCGGGGTCGCGTTCTTCGAGAACGCCGCCGAACTCCTGGACGAGCCGGGCGAGTTCGTGTGGAACTCCGCCGACCGCACCGTCACCTACCTCCCGCGCGAGGGCGAGAACATGCGCCGCGCGCGGGCCGTCAGCCCGCACACCGAACAGCTGCTCACCGTGGACGGCGCCCACGACCTCACGGTCAGCGGCATCGGCTTCGCGTATGCGGCCTACCGGCAGCCCGACACCGACGAGGGCTACGCGGGGATGCAGGCCGGTCTCACCCTGACCGGAGCCACCGGCCCCGTCGACCACGCGGGCCGCTACTACACCAAACCGGCCGCCGCGCTCACCGTGCGCGGCGGCCGGGGGGTCACCGTCGACTCCGCGCGCTTCATCCACCTCGGCGGCGCCGGGGCGGTCCTGGAGGCCGGCACCAAGGACAGCGCCCTCACCCGCTCCACCTTCACCGACCTCTCCTCGGGCGCGGTGTACGTCGGTGACACCGAGCCCCTGCCGGAGGCCGCGCTCACCGGGGAGCGCAACACCGTCGCGTACAACACGATCAGCCGCACCGGCGTCGAGTACACCGACGCGGTCGGCATCTGGGCCGGATACGAGGCGGAGCTCACTGTCGACCACAACAGCCTGGACCACCTCCCGTACTCGGCGATCTCCGTCGGCTGGGGCTGGAACCAGCCCGAGGCGCAGAAGTCCGTGCTCCGGGACAACAAGGTGACGAACAACCGCATCACCGACGTCATGGAGGCCGCCCGGCAGCAGCACGACGGCGGCGCCATCTACACCCAGGGCGCCCAGCCGGGCACGGTCGTCGGCGGCAACTACATCAACCGCTCCGCGTACGGCAACACCGAGCGCGACGGCAACGGCATCTACCTGGACGAGCAGTCCTCGTACATCACCGTCGAGAACAACGTCATCACCCGCATCGGCTACAAGTGGGTGTCCAACTGGGCGGACTACGGCATCCGGAACACCGCGCGCGGCAACTGGACCGACACCGCCGCCCCCGCCCTCGGCGGCACCGGCTCCGTCATGACCGGCAACCACACCGGCCTCGACCGCCTCCCGGCCGCCGCCCTGGCCGTCGCCGCCCGCGCCGGAGCCCACGGCGGCCCGGTCGAGCAGCTGCGCACCGACCTCGCCCGCACCGGCACGGCCACCCAGTCCTCGACGGACGGCACCGCCACCGCCGCGCTCGCCCTGGACGCCGACACCAACACCGACACCCGCACCCTCGCCGAGGACGGCGCCTGGTGGCAGGCGGACCTCGGGGCCACCCGCCACATCCGCCAGGTCGAGGTCTGGAACGACGCCTCCACGACGACGGCCGACTTCGACATCGTCACCGACGACACCACGGTCCACGTCAGCGGCAAGGCACTCCGCCCCACCGTCGTGGACATGGACAGCCGCACCCGCACGGTCCGGATCGTGAGGACCGGCACGGGCCGGATCGCCCTCTCGCAGGTCCTGATCCACTGA
- a CDS encoding helix-turn-helix domain-containing protein: MPSFRGTPGKEPAETGPVATVDTDEIALPDRFGWWSDMVGREVMPVSIRSPHARRFRGWAEAMELPRSRLAAFGFSPLTARRSPAQIRREDPEDGFLVLVREGRVRLEQGRNDVGLGPGDMSLFSSSRPLACDFVDTGAPVHITLLRLPLALLPLSGNRADRLLAEPLPAGTASGALLVPYLTSLPKAARTAGPAELARLGTIAVDLATSLFAARLDDRRALPAESRRTVLLARIDAFIEQHLDDPSLGPAAVAAHHHMSVRTLHHLFRDERESVAATIRRRRLERCRGDLAEPGLLHLTVGEIALRRGFRHPADFSRAFRRAYGVPPSEVRAGHALNAP, translated from the coding sequence ATGCCAAGCTTCAGGGGTACGCCCGGGAAGGAACCGGCGGAGACGGGGCCCGTGGCGACCGTGGACACCGACGAAATCGCGCTCCCCGACCGGTTCGGCTGGTGGAGCGACATGGTCGGCCGGGAAGTCATGCCCGTCTCGATCCGGAGTCCGCACGCTCGACGTTTCCGGGGCTGGGCGGAGGCCATGGAACTCCCCCGCAGCCGACTCGCGGCCTTCGGCTTCTCCCCTCTGACCGCGCGGCGCTCCCCGGCTCAGATCCGCAGGGAGGACCCCGAGGACGGCTTCCTGGTGCTGGTTCGGGAGGGCAGGGTCCGTTTGGAGCAGGGGCGCAACGACGTCGGCCTCGGGCCGGGCGACATGTCCCTGTTCTCCAGTTCGAGACCGCTGGCCTGCGACTTCGTGGACACGGGTGCCCCCGTCCACATCACCCTTCTCCGTCTCCCGCTGGCCCTCCTCCCGTTGTCCGGGAACCGCGCCGACCGCCTGCTGGCCGAGCCGCTGCCGGCCGGGACCGCCTCCGGCGCACTGCTGGTCCCGTATCTGACCTCCTTGCCGAAGGCCGCCCGTACCGCGGGTCCTGCCGAACTCGCGAGGCTGGGCACCATCGCGGTGGACCTGGCCACATCTCTCTTCGCGGCGCGACTCGACGACCGGCGCGCACTGCCCGCCGAGTCGCGCAGAACAGTGCTCCTCGCCCGGATCGACGCCTTCATCGAGCAGCACCTCGATGACCCGTCCCTGGGTCCGGCGGCCGTCGCCGCCCATCACCACATGTCCGTACGGACCCTTCACCACCTCTTCCGCGACGAGCGGGAGTCCGTCGCCGCCACCATCCGGCGCCGGAGACTGGAACGGTGCCGCGGCGACCTGGCCGAGCCCGGCCTGCTGCACCTCACGGTCGGCGAGATCGCCCTGCGCCGGGGCTTCCGGCACCCGGCCGACTTCAGCCGGGCCTTCCGCAGGGCCTACGGGGTCCCGCCCAGCGAGGTCCGGGCCGGGCATGCGCTGAATGCGCCGTAA
- a CDS encoding aldehyde dehydrogenase family protein yields the protein MFAFGGSRIDRPGFSLEPTIVTDLTEDNPLFHEEAFGPVLSFYVVDSEEEAIRPANATRLGLCSYVRDADVEHARQVAGRLKAGMVYINSCFADSPRLPFGGVKNSGFGREVSELGIGEFLNRRMVKVAR from the coding sequence CTGTTCGCCTTCGGCGGCAGCCGGATCGACCGACCCGGGTTCTCCCTCGAACCGACGATCGTCACGGACCTCACCGAGGACAACCCGCTGTTCCACGAGGAGGCGTTCGGCCCCGTGCTGTCCTTCTACGTCGTGGACAGTGAGGAGGAGGCGATCCGGCCGGCCAACGCCACGCGCCTCGGCCTGTGTTCCTATGTGCGCGACGCGGACGTCGAGCACGCCCGTCAGGTGGCCGGCCGCCTGAAGGCCGGGATGGTGTACATCAACTCCTGCTTCGCCGACTCGCCCCGGCTGCCCTTCGGCGGGGTCAAGAACTCCGGGTTCGGCCGCGAGGTGTCCGAGCTCGGCATCGGCGAGTTCCTCAACCGGAGGATGGTGAAGGTCGCGAGGTGA
- a CDS encoding HAD family hydrolase: protein MKPRVFLFDLGGVVCRFHRERRLERLGAVCGLPARRVESELYGAGLIAAWDRGQGSAEEVEGEIRRRLGFAGTAEELRRIWCGAFEPDPDVLAAADLVRDRPTALFTDNDALLRAGLPERLPEVNDRFDVLAFSCALGATKPAEEAFAGALGLLGAAPEEAFFVDDREANVRAARELGLTAELFEGGAALRRTLERLLTG, encoded by the coding sequence ATGAAGCCTCGGGTGTTCCTCTTCGATCTCGGTGGTGTCGTCTGCCGCTTTCACCGTGAGCGGCGGCTCGAACGTCTCGGGGCCGTGTGCGGGCTCCCCGCGCGGCGCGTCGAGTCGGAGCTGTACGGGGCAGGGCTGATCGCGGCCTGGGACCGGGGGCAGGGGAGCGCCGAAGAGGTGGAGGGGGAGATCAGGCGGCGACTGGGGTTCGCGGGTACGGCGGAGGAGCTGCGCCGCATCTGGTGCGGGGCGTTCGAGCCCGACCCCGACGTTCTTGCCGCGGCCGACCTCGTACGGGACCGGCCGACGGCCCTGTTCACGGACAACGACGCGTTGCTGCGCGCCGGGCTGCCCGAGCGGCTGCCCGAGGTGAACGACCGCTTCGACGTGCTCGCGTTCTCGTGCGCGCTCGGGGCGACCAAGCCCGCCGAGGAAGCCTTCGCGGGCGCGCTCGGACTGCTCGGGGCCGCGCCCGAAGAGGCGTTCTTCGTGGACGACAGGGAGGCCAACGTCCGGGCCGCACGCGAACTCGGGCTCACCGCCGAGCTCTTCGAGGGCGGGGCCGCGCTCCGGCGGACCCTGGAGCGGCTGCTCACGGGCTGA
- a CDS encoding LacI family DNA-binding transcriptional regulator, whose amino-acid sequence MARPRIKDVARHAGVSEKTVSNVLNDYVHVSDRTRRVVQEAIDHLGYRINLAGRHLRSGRTGIIALVVPELDVPYFAELARHVVREAEKRSLTVLIHQSGGDREREKAALAGFGSDFVDGVILSPLALAPDDLRAHTGPPPTVLLGELLNEGADHVAIDNERAAREATEHLLALGRRRILTVGGRDDGCVGTAQARTRGFRLALSGAGLPYDPASLLPVEAFHMSDGADAVRRVLASGARPDALLCLNDQLALGALRALHGYGARVPEDVAVIGFDNVEGGRFSVPSLSTVAPDKEAVARVAVDLLLHRIEEATRPDATGSPAAEHPQDRVVAHRLVLRESTEGAAGRDGVW is encoded by the coding sequence GTGGCACGACCGAGGATCAAGGACGTCGCACGGCACGCGGGGGTGTCGGAGAAAACGGTGTCCAACGTGCTCAACGACTATGTGCACGTGTCCGACCGGACGCGGCGGGTGGTGCAGGAGGCCATCGACCACCTCGGCTACCGCATCAACCTCGCCGGCCGCCATCTGCGCAGCGGACGCACCGGCATCATCGCCCTGGTGGTGCCCGAACTCGACGTCCCGTACTTCGCGGAGCTCGCCCGGCATGTCGTCCGGGAGGCCGAAAAGCGCTCCCTGACCGTGCTGATCCACCAGTCGGGCGGCGACCGCGAGCGCGAGAAGGCCGCCCTCGCCGGTTTCGGCTCGGACTTCGTGGACGGCGTCATCCTCAGCCCGCTCGCCCTCGCGCCGGACGACCTGCGCGCCCACACCGGACCGCCGCCGACCGTCCTGCTCGGCGAGCTGCTCAACGAGGGCGCGGACCATGTGGCGATCGACAACGAACGCGCGGCCCGCGAGGCCACCGAGCACCTGCTCGCGCTGGGCCGGCGCCGCATCCTCACGGTCGGCGGCCGGGACGACGGCTGCGTCGGTACGGCCCAGGCCCGCACCCGCGGCTTCCGCCTCGCGCTGTCCGGGGCGGGCCTGCCGTACGACCCGGCGTCGCTGCTGCCGGTGGAGGCGTTCCACATGAGCGACGGCGCGGACGCGGTCCGCCGGGTGCTGGCCTCCGGCGCCCGGCCGGACGCCCTGCTCTGCCTGAACGACCAGCTGGCGCTGGGTGCGCTGCGCGCGCTGCACGGTTACGGGGCACGGGTGCCCGAGGACGTGGCGGTGATCGGTTTCGACAATGTGGAGGGCGGCCGCTTCAGCGTGCCGTCCCTGAGCACGGTAGCCCCGGACAAGGAGGCCGTGGCCCGGGTCGCGGTGGACCTGCTGCTGCACCGCATCGAGGAGGCCACGCGCCCGGACGCCACCGGGAGCCCGGCCGCGGAGCACCCGCAGGACCGGGTGGTGGCGCACCGCCTGGTCCTGCGCGAGTCCACGGAGGGGGCGGCCGGGCGCGACGGGGTGTGGTGA
- a CDS encoding extracellular solute-binding protein, which translates to MNSAPPARGLPGPPDSGRPPAIGRRGLLRYGTAGAAALLAAGPLTGCASPASAGGASALKVWDLFQGGDGMLMDEMIAAVSRGSDGFDVDRTILDWGPSYYTKLAMSAAGGRASDVAVLHLSRLAGYAPGGLLDPLDLDVLAEFGVSEKDFAPAVWKRAQHQGTVYAVPLDVHPFIVFYDKDVADKAGLLDSSGHLAPMGSPEALLDAGKKLAEITGKSGVLFGHVTDTAQSWRQFAALYAQTGASFTLPDGGPPKIDIDAAVKVVTFMKQLFDGRTNPNNLDYNGAMAAFMDGRGGMIMAGEWELPTFRKSGIKHLGAAPFPQVFARPAVYADSHSFVLPHQNDPDPARRRQAHRYIAEIVKQSLTWASAGHIPAYLPVQARPEYAKLDPQSSYAAAGEIAVLDPPNWFAGAGGNFQNRMCQPLQSALLGNTSAESAVRQMVREADALLRQPNPVA; encoded by the coding sequence ATGAACTCTGCACCTCCCGCACGAGGGCTGCCCGGACCCCCGGACTCCGGCCGTCCGCCCGCCATCGGGCGCCGCGGACTGCTGCGTTACGGCACGGCCGGGGCAGCCGCGCTGCTCGCGGCGGGCCCGCTCACCGGCTGCGCCTCGCCGGCCAGTGCGGGCGGGGCGTCCGCACTGAAGGTCTGGGACCTCTTCCAGGGCGGCGACGGCATGCTCATGGACGAGATGATCGCCGCTGTCTCGAGGGGCTCCGACGGCTTCGACGTGGACCGCACGATCCTGGACTGGGGCCCGTCGTACTACACGAAGCTCGCCATGTCGGCGGCGGGCGGTCGGGCCTCCGACGTCGCCGTGCTCCACCTGTCACGGCTGGCCGGATACGCCCCGGGCGGTCTGCTCGACCCGCTCGACCTGGACGTCCTCGCCGAATTCGGCGTGAGCGAGAAGGACTTCGCGCCCGCCGTCTGGAAGCGCGCCCAGCACCAGGGCACGGTCTACGCGGTCCCGCTGGACGTCCACCCCTTCATCGTCTTCTACGACAAGGACGTGGCCGACAAGGCCGGACTGCTGGACTCCTCCGGCCACCTGGCGCCGATGGGATCGCCCGAAGCCCTTCTGGACGCCGGGAAGAAGCTCGCCGAGATCACCGGCAAGTCCGGCGTGCTCTTCGGGCACGTCACCGACACCGCCCAGAGCTGGCGCCAGTTCGCCGCGCTGTACGCCCAGACCGGGGCCTCCTTCACGCTGCCCGACGGCGGGCCGCCGAAGATCGACATCGACGCCGCGGTGAAGGTCGTCACCTTCATGAAGCAGCTCTTCGACGGGCGCACCAACCCCAACAACCTCGACTACAACGGCGCCATGGCCGCCTTCATGGACGGCCGCGGCGGCATGATCATGGCGGGGGAGTGGGAGCTGCCCACGTTCCGGAAGTCCGGCATCAAGCACCTCGGCGCCGCCCCCTTCCCGCAGGTCTTCGCCCGCCCGGCCGTCTACGCCGACTCGCACAGCTTCGTCCTGCCGCACCAGAACGACCCCGACCCGGCCCGCCGCCGCCAGGCGCACCGCTACATCGCCGAGATCGTCAAACAGAGCCTGACCTGGGCGAGCGCCGGCCACATCCCCGCCTACCTGCCGGTGCAGGCCCGCCCCGAGTACGCGAAGCTCGACCCCCAGTCGTCCTACGCGGCCGCCGGCGAGATCGCCGTGCTCGACCCGCCGAACTGGTTCGCCGGGGCCGGCGGCAACTTCCAGAACCGCATGTGCCAGCCGCTCCAGTCGGCGCTGCTGGGCAACACCTCCGCCGAGAGCGCGGTACGGCAGATGGTCCGTGAGGCGGACGCCCTGCTGCGCCAGCCCAACCCGGTCGCCTGA
- a CDS encoding carbohydrate ABC transporter permease translates to MTTTAPAGAAAPPQPPSATTAAPRRRRSLTRGGGLFVLPFLVVFALFLVWPIVQGLWMSLTDASLSLRGTEFVGFANYTEAFGDPDVWSSLGNTVLFTVISCVPLVLVALGMALLVHSGLAGQWVWRLAYFAPYLLPVTVVTLIWTWLYQPDIGLGNQLLTSLGMEPVGWLSDESVAMWSVAALTVWWTVGFNFLLYLAALQSLPTTYDEAAALDGAGAWRRLWSVTLPQLRHTTVLVAMLQVLASLKVFDQIYILTKGGPNGSTRPILEYVYDVGFTGYRLGYASAVSYIFFAIVIVVSVLQLRFFRQEG, encoded by the coding sequence GTGACCACCACCGCGCCCGCCGGAGCCGCGGCGCCCCCGCAGCCACCCTCCGCGACGACGGCCGCGCCCCGGCGCCGCCGCTCGCTGACCCGGGGCGGCGGGCTGTTCGTCCTGCCGTTCCTGGTCGTGTTCGCGCTCTTCCTGGTCTGGCCCATCGTCCAAGGCCTCTGGATGAGCCTCACCGACGCCTCGCTCAGCCTGCGCGGCACCGAGTTCGTCGGATTCGCCAACTACACCGAGGCGTTCGGGGACCCGGACGTCTGGAGCAGCCTCGGCAACACCGTCCTCTTCACCGTCATCTCCTGCGTACCGCTCGTCCTGGTCGCGCTCGGCATGGCCCTGCTCGTGCACAGCGGACTGGCCGGCCAATGGGTGTGGCGGCTGGCCTACTTCGCCCCGTACCTGCTGCCGGTCACGGTGGTCACGCTCATCTGGACGTGGCTCTACCAGCCCGACATCGGCCTCGGCAACCAGCTGCTCACCTCGCTGGGCATGGAACCCGTCGGCTGGCTCTCCGACGAGTCCGTGGCGATGTGGTCGGTCGCCGCCCTCACCGTCTGGTGGACCGTCGGTTTCAACTTCCTGCTCTACCTGGCCGCCCTGCAGTCCCTGCCCACCACGTACGACGAGGCCGCCGCGCTCGACGGCGCGGGCGCCTGGCGGCGGCTGTGGTCGGTCACCCTGCCGCAGCTGCGCCACACCACCGTGCTGGTCGCGATGCTCCAAGTCCTCGCGTCCCTCAAGGTGTTCGACCAGATCTACATCCTCACCAAGGGCGGCCCCAACGGCTCGACCCGCCCGATCCTGGAATACGTCTACGACGTCGGGTTCACCGGATACCGGCTGGGCTACGCCTCGGCGGTCAGCTACATCTTCTTCGCGATCGTCATCGTCGTCTCCGTCCTGCAACTCCGCTTCTTCCGTCAGGAGGGCTGA
- a CDS encoding carbohydrate ABC transporter permease has translation MSAISTPVRRPRRPREESGSPLLLGHGRLPRVLAGTTLTVLAVAWLLPFVWAVATSLQSEQDVMKSGLSPFKGAFTLSAYRQILDRGNVPTWAFNSLLISVLVTLITTAVSTLAAYGFSRGTFRGRRTLLAVTVAAIMVPPQLLIVPLFKQMTMFHLVDTYAAVILPQVVAPMMVFILKRFFDAIPRELEDAARIDGASELRVFTSIVLPLSRPIVAAVAIFVFIGAWNNFMWPFVVTNDPDLMTLPVGLATVKDAYGIQYAQSMASALLAALPLIVMFLLFQRRIVNSVATTGLGGG, from the coding sequence GTGTCCGCCATCTCCACCCCCGTGCGCCGCCCGCGCCGGCCGCGCGAGGAGTCCGGCTCGCCCCTGCTGCTCGGTCACGGGCGGCTGCCCCGGGTGCTCGCCGGGACCACGCTGACCGTGCTCGCCGTCGCCTGGCTGCTGCCCTTCGTCTGGGCGGTCGCCACCTCGCTGCAGAGCGAGCAGGACGTGATGAAGTCGGGCCTCTCGCCGTTCAAGGGAGCCTTCACCCTCTCCGCGTACCGGCAGATCCTGGACCGCGGCAACGTACCGACCTGGGCGTTCAACAGTCTGCTGATCTCCGTCCTGGTCACCCTGATCACCACGGCCGTCTCCACGCTCGCCGCGTACGGCTTCTCGCGCGGCACCTTCCGCGGCCGCCGGACGCTGCTCGCGGTCACCGTCGCCGCGATCATGGTCCCGCCGCAGCTGCTGATCGTCCCGCTCTTCAAGCAGATGACGATGTTCCACCTGGTCGACACCTACGCGGCCGTCATCCTGCCGCAGGTGGTGGCGCCCATGATGGTCTTCATCCTGAAGCGCTTCTTCGACGCGATACCCCGCGAACTCGAGGACGCCGCCCGCATCGACGGCGCGTCCGAGCTGCGGGTCTTCACCTCCATCGTGCTTCCGCTGTCCCGGCCGATCGTCGCCGCCGTCGCGATCTTCGTGTTCATCGGCGCCTGGAACAACTTCATGTGGCCCTTCGTCGTCACCAACGACCCGGACCTCATGACGCTCCCGGTCGGCCTCGCCACCGTCAAGGACGCGTACGGCATCCAGTACGCCCAGTCCATGGCGTCGGCCCTGCTGGCCGCGCTGCCCCTGATCGTCATGTTCCTGCTCTTCCAGCGGCGCATCGTCAACTCCGTAGCCACCACCGGCCTCGGCGGCGGCTGA